TGGCGCACGCCCGCAGCGGGCCCGGGCCAGAACGCCGGCCCGGTGGAGCAGCAGTGGTGGCAGGCGTTCGGCGACCCGGTATTGAGCGCGCTGGTGACGCAGGCGCTCGCACACAATGGCGACGTGCGCGTGGCGCGCGCCCGCGTGGCGCAGTACCGCGCGCTGGTGGGCGTGGCGGCCGCCGGTCAACAGCCGGTGGTGTCGGCCGATACCACGCCCACGCGCGCGCGCCAGGTGTCCAGTGTTGGTACGCCGACTGTCACCAACGTCTACCAGGCTGAAGTCCAGGCCAGCTACGAGGTGGACCTGTGGGGCCGGCTGGCCGCCGCCACCGATGCCGCCACCGCCACGTACCAGGCGGAGCAGGCCAATGCCGACGCGGTGGCGTTATCGATTGCCGCCACCGTGGCCACCGGCTACCTGAATTTGCGCGGGCTCGATGCCCAGCTGGCGCTGACGGAAGCGACCCTCAAGCTGCGTGAACAATCGCGCGACCTGGCCAAGCGCCAGTTCGACGTCGGTTACAGTTCGCGCCTGGAGTGGCTGCAGGCGCAGGCCGAGTACCAGACCACGGCCGAGACGGTGCCGCAGTTGAAGCGCCAGATATTTGAACAGGAAAACGCATTGGCCATCCTTGCCGGCGGCAACCCGGGCCCGATTGCGCGCGGCGTGGAGTTGACGGCCTTGCAGTCGCCGCCGGTGCCGGAAGGCTTGCCGTCCGAGCTGCTGCGGCGCCGGCCCGACATCGCCCGCGCCGAGTACAACCTGGTGGCGATCAACGCCAACTTGCAGGCCACGCGCGACCAGCTGCTGCCATCGTTCAAGCTCACCGCCGTCGGCGGCATCCAGAGCCTCAAAATGCACGATTTTTTGAACGCCCCCACGCGGCTGTGGCATTTAACGGGTGCGCTGGCCGCGCCGATTTTCGATGGCGGCCGGGTGCAAAGCCAGACCGA
This is a stretch of genomic DNA from Duganella zoogloeoides. It encodes these proteins:
- a CDS encoding efflux transporter outer membrane subunit — protein: MMGSVIRLTALATALALAGCAATVAPPPASNLQMPAAWRTPAAGPGQNAGPVEQQWWQAFGDPVLSALVTQALAHNGDVRVARARVAQYRALVGVAAAGQQPVVSADTTPTRARQVSSVGTPTVTNVYQAEVQASYEVDLWGRLAAATDAATATYQAEQANADAVALSIAATVATGYLNLRGLDAQLALTEATLKLREQSRDLAKRQFDVGYSSRLEWLQAQAEYQTTAETVPQLKRQIFEQENALAILAGGNPGPIARGVELTALQSPPVPEGLPSELLRRRPDIARAEYNLVAINANLQATRDQLLPSFKLTAVGGIQSLKMHDFLNAPTRLWHLTGALAAPIFDGGRVQSQTDSVAAQRDQVIVAYESAVRTAFAETDNGLDAIARLKEQAVQNDARRATAAETLRIAHNRYRNGYASYLEELDAQRTLYSADVGSLQLRTRMLTASVDLYRAMGGGWTAGPTSGSVPTFGQELIRK